A region of Etheostoma cragini isolate CJK2018 chromosome 2, CSU_Ecrag_1.0, whole genome shotgun sequence DNA encodes the following proteins:
- the LOC117936453 gene encoding uncharacterized protein LOC117936453 isoform X4, producing MRELGLRLRIKSDTGALTLVLLNSYLRNSENCPEQPIIHESSSTESCYLRKSPDQPTIEESSSTESSESVHEEMMWSQNEVMQETCSAPFVQSSENGKESGKKDTACQRPKSQEEWTTTDQVENNANRDIQEDENEEFSTSLSVGDGRYLVDLGSSSEFIVDEECILQLFKSCRECNRQCTVRKRVTGLKLVVNQACCFCQSHSKWTNLPDDDDDDLQTNGKQTAHKQTNSAKQ from the exons ATGAGGGAGCTTGGTTTGCGCTTGAGGATCAAATCTGACACCGGCGCGCTGACTTTAGTCTTATTGAACAG TTATCTTAGGAACTCAGAGAATTGTCCAGAACAACCAATCATTCACGAGAGTTCTTCAACAGAGTCCTG TTATCTTCGGAAGAGTCCTGACCAACCAACCATTGAAGAGAGTTCGTCAACTGAATCCAG TGAAAGTGTGCATGAAGAAATGATGTGGTCACAAAATGAAGTTATGCAAGAAACTTGCAGTGCTCCTTTTGTCCAGTCATCTGAAAATGGAaag GAGTCAGGGAAAAAAGATACTGCTTGTCAAAGACCAAAAAGTCAAGAAGAGTGGACAACAACCGACCAGGTCGAAAATAACGCAAATAGAG ATATCCAAGAAGATGAGAATGAAGAATTCAGCACCTCATTAAGTGTGGGAGATGGACGCTACCTGGTGGATTTGGGGAG CTCGTCAGAGTTCATCGTTGATGAAGAGTGCATCCTTCAGCTGTTCAAGTCATGCAGGGAATGCAACAGACAATGTACAGTTAGAAAACGCGTGACCGGTCTAAAGCTCGTGGTTAACCAGGCGTGCTGTTTCTGTCAGAGCCACTCTAAATGGACTAACCTGCCAGATGACGACGACGACGATCTCCagacaaatggaaaacaaacagcacaTAAACAGACCAACTCAGCCAAGCAGTAA
- the LOC117936453 gene encoding uncharacterized protein LOC117936453 isoform X1, with amino-acid sequence MAETPGKRPRVFSVSDCTSKKRPTRLAQGPKSGKKRDKSRRKTRVTIGVAFPIWRALKKDKGLRSDTDVALLLLNSYLRNSENCPEQPIIHESSSTESCYLRKSPDQPTIEESSSTESSESVHEEMMWSQNEVMQETCSAPFVQSSENGKESGKKDTACQRPKSQEEWTTTDQVENNANRDIQEDENEEFSTSLSVGDGRYLVDLGSSSEFIVDEECILQLFKSCRECNRQCTVRKRVTGLKLVVNQACCFCQSHSKWTNLPDDDDDDLQTNGKQTAHKQTNSAKQ; translated from the exons ATGGCTGAAACCCCGGGGAAGCGCCCACGAGTTTTTTCAGTCAGTGATTGTACTTCTAAGAAAAGACCTACACGTTTAGCACAAGGTCCAAAatctgggaaaaaaagagacaaaagtcGAAGAAAAACACGGGTAACCATTGGTGTGGCTTTTCCTATTTGGAGAGCGCTGAAAAAGGACAAGGGACTGAGGTCGGACACGGATGTTGCCTTACTGCTCTTGAACAG TTATCTTAGGAACTCAGAGAATTGTCCAGAACAACCAATCATTCACGAGAGTTCTTCAACAGAGTCCTG TTATCTTCGGAAGAGTCCTGACCAACCAACCATTGAAGAGAGTTCGTCAACTGAATCCAG TGAAAGTGTGCATGAAGAAATGATGTGGTCACAAAATGAAGTTATGCAAGAAACTTGCAGTGCTCCTTTTGTCCAGTCATCTGAAAATGGAaag GAGTCAGGGAAAAAAGATACTGCTTGTCAAAGACCAAAAAGTCAAGAAGAGTGGACAACAACCGACCAGGTCGAAAATAACGCAAATAGAG ATATCCAAGAAGATGAGAATGAAGAATTCAGCACCTCATTAAGTGTGGGAGATGGACGCTACCTGGTGGATTTGGGGAG CTCGTCAGAGTTCATCGTTGATGAAGAGTGCATCCTTCAGCTGTTCAAGTCATGCAGGGAATGCAACAGACAATGTACAGTTAGAAAACGCGTGACCGGTCTAAAGCTCGTGGTTAACCAGGCGTGCTGTTTCTGTCAGAGCCACTCTAAATGGACTAACCTGCCAGATGACGACGACGACGATCTCCagacaaatggaaaacaaacagcacaTAAACAGACCAACTCAGCCAAGCAGTAA
- the LOC117936453 gene encoding uncharacterized protein LOC117936453 isoform X3, with translation MAETPGKRPRVFSVSDCTSKKRPTRLAQGPKSGKKRDKSRRKTRVTIGVAFPIWRALKKDKGLRSDTDVALLLLNSYLRKSPDQPTIEESSSTESSESVHEEMMWSQNEVMQETCSAPFVQSSENGKESGKKDTACQRPKSQEEWTTTDQVENNANRDIQEDENEEFSTSLSVGDGRYLVDLGSSSEFIVDEECILQLFKSCRECNRQCTVRKRVTGLKLVVNQACCFCQSHSKWTNLPDDDDDDLQTNGKQTAHKQTNSAKQ, from the exons ATGGCTGAAACCCCGGGGAAGCGCCCACGAGTTTTTTCAGTCAGTGATTGTACTTCTAAGAAAAGACCTACACGTTTAGCACAAGGTCCAAAatctgggaaaaaaagagacaaaagtcGAAGAAAAACACGGGTAACCATTGGTGTGGCTTTTCCTATTTGGAGAGCGCTGAAAAAGGACAAGGGACTGAGGTCGGACACGGATGTTGCCTTACTGCTCTTGAACAG TTATCTTCGGAAGAGTCCTGACCAACCAACCATTGAAGAGAGTTCGTCAACTGAATCCAG TGAAAGTGTGCATGAAGAAATGATGTGGTCACAAAATGAAGTTATGCAAGAAACTTGCAGTGCTCCTTTTGTCCAGTCATCTGAAAATGGAaag GAGTCAGGGAAAAAAGATACTGCTTGTCAAAGACCAAAAAGTCAAGAAGAGTGGACAACAACCGACCAGGTCGAAAATAACGCAAATAGAG ATATCCAAGAAGATGAGAATGAAGAATTCAGCACCTCATTAAGTGTGGGAGATGGACGCTACCTGGTGGATTTGGGGAG CTCGTCAGAGTTCATCGTTGATGAAGAGTGCATCCTTCAGCTGTTCAAGTCATGCAGGGAATGCAACAGACAATGTACAGTTAGAAAACGCGTGACCGGTCTAAAGCTCGTGGTTAACCAGGCGTGCTGTTTCTGTCAGAGCCACTCTAAATGGACTAACCTGCCAGATGACGACGACGACGATCTCCagacaaatggaaaacaaacagcacaTAAACAGACCAACTCAGCCAAGCAGTAA
- the LOC117936453 gene encoding uncharacterized protein LOC117936453 isoform X6, whose product MRELGLRLRIKSDTGALTLVLLNSYLRKSPDQPTIEESSSTESSESVHEEMMWSQNEVMQETCSAPFVQSSENGKESGKKDTACQRPKSQEEWTTTDQVENNANRDIQEDENEEFSTSLSVGDGRYLVDLGSSSEFIVDEECILQLFKSCRECNRQCTVRKRVTGLKLVVNQACCFCQSHSKWTNLPDDDDDDLQTNGKQTAHKQTNSAKQ is encoded by the exons ATGAGGGAGCTTGGTTTGCGCTTGAGGATCAAATCTGACACCGGCGCGCTGACTTTAGTCTTATTGAACAG TTATCTTCGGAAGAGTCCTGACCAACCAACCATTGAAGAGAGTTCGTCAACTGAATCCAG TGAAAGTGTGCATGAAGAAATGATGTGGTCACAAAATGAAGTTATGCAAGAAACTTGCAGTGCTCCTTTTGTCCAGTCATCTGAAAATGGAaag GAGTCAGGGAAAAAAGATACTGCTTGTCAAAGACCAAAAAGTCAAGAAGAGTGGACAACAACCGACCAGGTCGAAAATAACGCAAATAGAG ATATCCAAGAAGATGAGAATGAAGAATTCAGCACCTCATTAAGTGTGGGAGATGGACGCTACCTGGTGGATTTGGGGAG CTCGTCAGAGTTCATCGTTGATGAAGAGTGCATCCTTCAGCTGTTCAAGTCATGCAGGGAATGCAACAGACAATGTACAGTTAGAAAACGCGTGACCGGTCTAAAGCTCGTGGTTAACCAGGCGTGCTGTTTCTGTCAGAGCCACTCTAAATGGACTAACCTGCCAGATGACGACGACGACGATCTCCagacaaatggaaaacaaacagcacaTAAACAGACCAACTCAGCCAAGCAGTAA
- the LOC117936453 gene encoding uncharacterized protein LOC117936453 isoform X2, with protein sequence MAETPGKRPRVFSVSDCTSKKRPTRLAQGPKSGKKRDKSRRKTRVTIGVAFPIWRALKKDKGLRSDTDVALLLLNSYLRNSENCPEQPTIEESSSTESSESVHEEMMWSQNEVMQETCSAPFVQSSENGKESGKKDTACQRPKSQEEWTTTDQVENNANRDIQEDENEEFSTSLSVGDGRYLVDLGSSSEFIVDEECILQLFKSCRECNRQCTVRKRVTGLKLVVNQACCFCQSHSKWTNLPDDDDDDLQTNGKQTAHKQTNSAKQ encoded by the exons ATGGCTGAAACCCCGGGGAAGCGCCCACGAGTTTTTTCAGTCAGTGATTGTACTTCTAAGAAAAGACCTACACGTTTAGCACAAGGTCCAAAatctgggaaaaaaagagacaaaagtcGAAGAAAAACACGGGTAACCATTGGTGTGGCTTTTCCTATTTGGAGAGCGCTGAAAAAGGACAAGGGACTGAGGTCGGACACGGATGTTGCCTTACTGCTCTTGAACAG TTATCTTAGGAACTCAGAGAATTGTCCAGAA CAACCAACCATTGAAGAGAGTTCGTCAACTGAATCCAG TGAAAGTGTGCATGAAGAAATGATGTGGTCACAAAATGAAGTTATGCAAGAAACTTGCAGTGCTCCTTTTGTCCAGTCATCTGAAAATGGAaag GAGTCAGGGAAAAAAGATACTGCTTGTCAAAGACCAAAAAGTCAAGAAGAGTGGACAACAACCGACCAGGTCGAAAATAACGCAAATAGAG ATATCCAAGAAGATGAGAATGAAGAATTCAGCACCTCATTAAGTGTGGGAGATGGACGCTACCTGGTGGATTTGGGGAG CTCGTCAGAGTTCATCGTTGATGAAGAGTGCATCCTTCAGCTGTTCAAGTCATGCAGGGAATGCAACAGACAATGTACAGTTAGAAAACGCGTGACCGGTCTAAAGCTCGTGGTTAACCAGGCGTGCTGTTTCTGTCAGAGCCACTCTAAATGGACTAACCTGCCAGATGACGACGACGACGATCTCCagacaaatggaaaacaaacagcacaTAAACAGACCAACTCAGCCAAGCAGTAA
- the LOC117936453 gene encoding uncharacterized protein LOC117936453 isoform X5, which yields MRELGLRLRIKSDTGALTLVLLNSYLRNSENCPEQPTIEESSSTESSESVHEEMMWSQNEVMQETCSAPFVQSSENGKESGKKDTACQRPKSQEEWTTTDQVENNANRDIQEDENEEFSTSLSVGDGRYLVDLGSSSEFIVDEECILQLFKSCRECNRQCTVRKRVTGLKLVVNQACCFCQSHSKWTNLPDDDDDDLQTNGKQTAHKQTNSAKQ from the exons ATGAGGGAGCTTGGTTTGCGCTTGAGGATCAAATCTGACACCGGCGCGCTGACTTTAGTCTTATTGAACAG TTATCTTAGGAACTCAGAGAATTGTCCAGAA CAACCAACCATTGAAGAGAGTTCGTCAACTGAATCCAG TGAAAGTGTGCATGAAGAAATGATGTGGTCACAAAATGAAGTTATGCAAGAAACTTGCAGTGCTCCTTTTGTCCAGTCATCTGAAAATGGAaag GAGTCAGGGAAAAAAGATACTGCTTGTCAAAGACCAAAAAGTCAAGAAGAGTGGACAACAACCGACCAGGTCGAAAATAACGCAAATAGAG ATATCCAAGAAGATGAGAATGAAGAATTCAGCACCTCATTAAGTGTGGGAGATGGACGCTACCTGGTGGATTTGGGGAG CTCGTCAGAGTTCATCGTTGATGAAGAGTGCATCCTTCAGCTGTTCAAGTCATGCAGGGAATGCAACAGACAATGTACAGTTAGAAAACGCGTGACCGGTCTAAAGCTCGTGGTTAACCAGGCGTGCTGTTTCTGTCAGAGCCACTCTAAATGGACTAACCTGCCAGATGACGACGACGACGATCTCCagacaaatggaaaacaaacagcacaTAAACAGACCAACTCAGCCAAGCAGTAA